Proteins encoded in a region of the Vitis riparia cultivar Riparia Gloire de Montpellier isolate 1030 chromosome 7, EGFV_Vit.rip_1.0, whole genome shotgun sequence genome:
- the LOC117919151 gene encoding LOB domain-containing protein 29-like, translated as MTGSGSPCGACKFLRRKCVRGCVFAPYFCHEQGAAHFAAIHKVFGASNVSKLLGHLPVSDRCEAAVTIAYEAQARLQDPIYGCVSHIFALQQQVVNLQAQLASLKEQAAQSLFNGSSAGNLNEKFFGKLPSYQQDFQSWFQLENLNTVPQFDPNLTGNSETMPYSQSGFVDPSPMENYKNSMFPEENVSFASFEEASHSMASLDMQGNRRKWAYQDDADELQSVAFGYIRHS; from the exons ATGACTGGTTCTGGTTCTCCTTGTGGAGCCTGCAAGTTTTTGAGGAGAAAATGTGTGAGGGGTTGTGTTTTTGCTCCTTATTTCTGCCATGAACAAGGCGCTGCCCACTTTGCTGCAATTCATAAGGTTTTTGGTGCAAGCAATGTGTCCAAACTCCTCGGTCACCTACCGGTGAGTGACAGGTGTGAAGCTGCGGTTACCATTGCTTATGAAGCTCAAGCCAGACTTCAAGATCCCATCTATGGATGTGTCTCACACATTTTTGCCCTCCAGCAGCAG GTTGTTAATCTACAAGCACAGCTAGCTTCTCTGAAGGAGCAAGCAGCTCAAAGCCTTTTCAATGGGTCCAGTGCTGGAAACCTCAATGAGAAATTCTTTGGGAAACTTCCTTCTTACCAGCAAGACTTTCAGAGTTGGTTTCAGTTGGagaatttgaacacagtgccaCAGTTTGATCCAAACCTCACCGGTAATTCGGAAACCATGCCGTATTCCCAAAGTGGGTTCGTGGACCCTAGCCCTATggagaattataaaaattcaatgtTCCCGGAGGAAAATGTCTCCTTCGCCAGTTTCGAAGAGGCTTCTCATTCCATGGCTTCTCTGGACATGCAAGGAAACAGAAGGAAATGGGCTTACCAAGATGATGCTGACGAACTCCAGTCAGTGGCCTTTGGCTATATCCGGCATTCATGA